One segment of Anaerolineae bacterium DNA contains the following:
- a CDS encoding pilus assembly protein, with the protein MLYLPREEGQGLVEYALILVLVAIVVIVILALLGPAIGNIFSNIVAAL; encoded by the coding sequence ATGTTGTACCTGCCACGTGAAGAAGGTCAGGGTCTCGTCGAGTACGCACTCATTCTCGTCCTGGTCGCCATCGTCGTCATCGTCATCCTGGCCCTGCTCGGCCCGGCCATCGGCAACATCTTCTCCAACATCGTCGCCGCTCTGTAA